In Providencia rettgeri, the following proteins share a genomic window:
- a CDS encoding type I restriction endonuclease subunit R yields the protein MNEENLESLCLGWFRENHWDILHGPDIGPDGNNPLRKNYSDVILETYLKLAFEKINNHIPVVQIDICYEQFKAIILKPDFFDLVTSNRSFHRFLLQGVPVVYKGADGESIQDHVFIIDFDNLNNNLFTVVNQFTITGTKQPRRPDVICFINGLPIAVLELKSPSDENADIWDAFNQLQTYKDEVSDLFIFNEALVVSDGYTARVGSLTANQERFMPWRTINNENDKPLLEWQLETMVRGFFDRELLLDYIRFFVLFETDGETIIKKIAGYHQFHAVREAVKTTVIAAQQIDGVTEKRATYADEVVPGSKKAGVVWHTQGSGKSISMCCYAGMLLQQKAMNNPTLIVVTDRNDLDGQLYATFCNAVELLKQTPVQASDRDALRQLLAERESGGIIFTTVQKFALLDDEKHHPILNERHNIVVISDEAHRSQYGLKATLSADGQYKFGYAKHMRDALPSASFIGFTGTPISQEDKDTRAVFGGYVSIYDIQDAVDDGATVPIYYESRLAKLDLNHAEIAELSDQVDEVVEDEEDVSNREKTKGEWSRLEKLVGATPRLSQVAADLIEHFETRNATMDGKAMIVAMSRDICAHLYNEIIALRPEWHSDDPEKGAIKIVMTGSASDKPLLQPHIYNKKTKKRLEKRFKDMNDPLKLVIVRDMWLTGFDAPCCNTMYVDKPMKGHNLMQAIARVNRVFKNKPGGLVVDYIGIANELKQALKTYTDSKGKGEPTLNAEEAFSILLEKIDAIRGMFGKTPKSDGLDISGYETQAHKLLVPAANYVLGLEDGKKRFLDLVLAATKSYSLCSTLDEAKELRKEIAFYSAIKAAISKFTSVDRKRTQEEKNSALKQILDNAVIAEGVADVFALCGLDKPNIGLLSDEFLEDVRQMPERNLAVELLEKLLKDDIKAKTRNNVVQEKKYADRLQETLRKYNNRAIETAQVIEELIQMAKEFQEEMMREAELGLNPDEIAFYDALANNESAVRELGDEILKKIAVEITDKLRKSTTVDWQVRDSVRAKLKILVRRTLQRYKYPPDKAAEAVELILKQAETLSNSWTK from the coding sequence ATGAATGAAGAAAATCTAGAGAGCCTTTGTTTAGGTTGGTTTAGGGAAAATCATTGGGATATTCTTCATGGGCCTGATATTGGTCCAGATGGCAACAATCCTCTGAGAAAAAATTACTCTGACGTTATCTTAGAAACTTACTTAAAATTAGCATTTGAAAAAATCAATAACCATATTCCTGTTGTTCAAATAGATATCTGCTATGAACAGTTTAAAGCCATTATATTAAAACCTGATTTTTTTGATTTAGTTACAAGTAACCGTTCTTTTCATCGTTTCTTGTTGCAAGGAGTTCCTGTTGTATATAAGGGAGCCGATGGTGAATCGATACAGGATCATGTTTTTATTATCGACTTCGATAACTTGAACAATAATCTATTTACTGTCGTCAATCAGTTCACGATTACTGGCACCAAACAGCCACGTCGGCCTGATGTCATTTGTTTTATCAACGGCTTACCGATTGCTGTTCTTGAGTTGAAAAGCCCAAGCGATGAAAATGCCGATATTTGGGATGCCTTTAATCAACTGCAAACCTATAAAGATGAAGTCTCAGACCTTTTTATCTTCAATGAGGCGCTAGTAGTCAGTGATGGTTACACCGCTCGGGTCGGCTCTCTAACTGCTAACCAAGAGCGTTTTATGCCTTGGCGCACTATTAATAATGAAAACGATAAACCTTTACTGGAGTGGCAGCTAGAAACCATGGTTCGCGGTTTTTTTGATCGTGAGTTGCTGCTGGATTACATACGATTTTTTGTATTGTTTGAAACAGACGGTGAGACGATCATTAAAAAGATTGCTGGTTATCACCAGTTTCATGCTGTGCGAGAAGCGGTAAAGACGACAGTCATTGCGGCTCAGCAAATTGATGGCGTAACAGAGAAGCGGGCAACCTATGCCGATGAGGTAGTACCTGGTAGTAAAAAAGCAGGTGTGGTTTGGCACACTCAAGGCAGCGGCAAAAGTATTTCAATGTGTTGTTATGCCGGTATGTTGCTTCAACAAAAGGCTATGAATAACCCAACGCTGATTGTTGTTACCGACCGCAATGATCTAGATGGTCAGCTCTATGCCACGTTCTGCAACGCAGTTGAGCTCTTGAAGCAAACGCCTGTTCAAGCATCTGACCGAGATGCGCTAAGACAGTTGTTAGCTGAAAGAGAGTCTGGCGGCATCATTTTTACCACAGTGCAAAAGTTTGCCCTGCTTGACGACGAGAAGCATCATCCAATACTCAATGAGCGTCACAATATAGTTGTTATCTCAGACGAAGCACACCGCAGCCAATATGGCCTGAAAGCCACCTTAAGTGCAGATGGTCAATATAAGTTTGGTTACGCCAAGCATATGCGCGATGCGCTACCGTCTGCTTCCTTTATTGGTTTTACTGGTACACCCATTTCACAAGAAGACAAAGACACTCGCGCTGTATTTGGTGGCTATGTGTCCATCTACGACATTCAAGATGCAGTAGATGATGGCGCAACCGTTCCTATTTATTATGAGTCACGCTTGGCAAAGCTTGATTTGAACCATGCTGAAATCGCTGAGTTGTCCGATCAAGTTGATGAAGTGGTAGAGGACGAAGAGGACGTCAGCAACCGTGAAAAAACTAAGGGGGAATGGAGCCGTCTTGAAAAGCTTGTTGGTGCGACTCCTAGATTAAGCCAAGTTGCAGCTGACTTGATCGAGCACTTTGAGACACGCAATGCCACTATGGATGGTAAAGCCATGATAGTGGCTATGAGCCGTGATATCTGTGCGCATCTCTACAATGAGATTATTGCACTGCGCCCAGAATGGCATTCGGATGATCCTGAAAAAGGGGCGATTAAGATTGTGATGACAGGGTCAGCTTCGGACAAGCCACTTTTGCAACCCCATATTTATAACAAAAAAACCAAAAAACGCTTAGAAAAGCGCTTTAAAGATATGAATGATCCTCTGAAGTTGGTCATTGTCAGGGACATGTGGTTAACGGGGTTTGATGCGCCTTGTTGTAACACTATGTACGTGGATAAACCGATGAAAGGCCATAACCTGATGCAGGCCATTGCGCGGGTTAACCGCGTATTTAAAAACAAGCCAGGCGGTTTAGTTGTTGACTACATTGGTATTGCTAACGAGCTTAAGCAAGCATTGAAAACCTATACAGACTCTAAAGGTAAAGGCGAGCCAACACTCAATGCAGAAGAAGCGTTTTCCATTCTTTTAGAAAAAATTGATGCTATCCGTGGCATGTTTGGTAAAACACCAAAATCCGATGGTTTGGACATATCGGGGTATGAAACTCAAGCGCACAAACTATTGGTGCCTGCCGCTAACTATGTACTTGGCTTAGAGGATGGCAAAAAGCGTTTCTTAGACTTAGTGTTGGCGGCAACAAAATCATACTCACTATGCAGTACCTTGGATGAGGCTAAAGAGTTAAGGAAAGAAATCGCCTTTTACTCAGCCATTAAGGCCGCCATCAGCAAATTTACCAGCGTAGATAGAAAGCGCACTCAGGAAGAAAAGAACTCGGCACTGAAACAGATCCTAGATAACGCAGTGATCGCCGAAGGCGTTGCTGACGTGTTCGCACTTTGTGGCTTGGACAAGCCCAATATTGGTTTGCTATCGGATGAGTTTTTAGAAGACGTGCGACAGATGCCGGAGCGCAACTTGGCCGTTGAATTACTTGAAAAACTACTCAAGGATGACATTAAAGCGAAAACACGTAATAACGTTGTGCAAGAGAAGAAATACGCAGACCGCTTGCAAGAAACGCTTAGAAAGTACAATAACCGCGCCATTGAAACAGCTCAGGTCATTGAAGAACTTATTCAAATGGCCAAAGAGTTTCAGGAAGAAATGATGCGCGAGGCTGAACTGGGGTTAAATCCAGATGAAATCGCGTTTTATGATGCTCTAGCCAACAACGAAAGTGCAGTACGTGAACTTGGTGATGAGATCCTTAAAAAGATTGCCGTCGAAATCACAGACAAACTCAGAAAATCGACCACGGTTGATTGGCAAGTTCGTGACAGTGTTCGAGCTAAATTAAAAATACTCGTGCGCCGCACTTTACAGCGTTACAAATATCCACCTGACAAAGCCGCTGAAGCTGTAGAGCTTATTTTGAAGCAGGCTGAGACATTGTCGAATTCATGGACGAAATAA
- the mcrC gene encoding 5-methylcytosine-specific restriction endonuclease system specificity protein McrC, which translates to MSAVIEAKSQTTSSRRLGKIPVRNLWLLMLYASDLYRHLGTNKVDVEDNPEDIADLVAEILCHQVEERMMRNLSYGYESKVAVINRVRGRIDTLTTERQRLLEKGKVCCRFDELTVDTPRNRYVRSALERLSKLNIKPTLAHKCRALMLSLERLGVSKAKPINYSGKSERFGRHDISDQKMVAAADLAFSLAIPTEFDGQFHLTAPDTRKEWLRKLFEKAVAGFYAVALDKREWRVLAGKQFDWQISDKSSGIDEILPSMKTDIIIDNRSPDKRLVIDTKFNSVTTKGWHREQTLRSGYIYQMYTYLRSQEDTSDPKSLESIGMLLHPTVDKEVAEMVTIQGHPIWFCTVNLGESAISIRERLLALLQKSFQEKK; encoded by the coding sequence ATGTCTGCCGTTATTGAAGCGAAAAGCCAAACTACTTCGTCGAGACGATTAGGAAAGATTCCTGTTCGTAACCTGTGGTTGTTGATGCTCTATGCTTCGGACCTTTATCGCCACCTTGGCACCAATAAAGTCGACGTAGAAGACAACCCAGAAGACATAGCAGATTTGGTTGCCGAGATTCTCTGCCATCAAGTTGAAGAACGCATGATGCGAAATTTAAGCTATGGGTATGAATCGAAAGTTGCTGTAATCAATCGAGTTCGTGGACGCATAGATACCCTAACCACCGAGCGGCAAAGGCTACTTGAAAAAGGTAAGGTATGCTGTCGCTTTGATGAGTTAACGGTAGATACTCCCCGTAATCGTTATGTTAGATCTGCATTAGAACGATTATCAAAGCTGAATATTAAACCAACTCTTGCCCATAAATGCCGAGCCTTAATGCTGAGTTTAGAACGTCTAGGCGTGAGCAAGGCAAAGCCAATAAATTACAGCGGAAAGTCGGAAAGATTTGGACGCCATGATATTAGCGATCAGAAGATGGTTGCTGCAGCCGATTTGGCTTTTTCACTCGCTATACCCACAGAGTTTGACGGTCAATTTCATCTAACAGCTCCTGACACTCGAAAAGAGTGGCTTAGAAAATTGTTTGAAAAAGCTGTAGCGGGTTTCTATGCCGTAGCACTAGATAAAAGAGAGTGGCGAGTATTGGCTGGCAAACAGTTTGATTGGCAGATATCAGATAAAAGCTCAGGGATAGACGAAATTCTTCCCAGCATGAAAACAGACATCATTATCGATAATCGTTCACCAGACAAGCGTTTGGTAATCGACACAAAATTCAATTCAGTGACCACTAAAGGTTGGCATAGGGAACAGACTCTTCGCAGTGGTTATATCTACCAAATGTATACTTACCTTAGAAGCCAGGAAGACACTTCAGACCCCAAATCACTTGAAAGTATTGGCATGTTACTTCACCCGACAGTAGATAAAGAAGTCGCTGAGATGGTAACAATTCAAGGCCACCCAATATGGTTTTGCACTGTTAATTTAGGTGAGTCAGCTATTTCAATCAGAGAGCGCCTACTTGCTCTTTTACAAAAGAGTTTCCAGGAGAAAAAATAA
- a CDS encoding restriction endonuclease — MLPLIKALVNLGGSGSIDEIYEEVVELEKFDEGTLAVLHNPEKSSQTEVGYRLAWARTYLKKAGYLENSSRGVWALTDKARQEPEIDSREIVNFVRALDRKPEQTNATTSTPELSSDDSPEEAMLWREKLHHVLIEEMSPDAFERLTQRLLRESGFIHVEVTGRTGDGGIDGKGIARINGLMSFHIAFQCKKYKGSVGAPEIRDFRGATVGRADRGMFITTGNFTKAAIEEANRDGVAPIDLVDGDQLADKLKELSLGVKTELVEKVTVDPGWFLGL; from the coding sequence ATGCTACCGCTAATAAAGGCATTAGTGAACCTTGGGGGCTCAGGCAGTATCGACGAGATATACGAAGAAGTTGTCGAGCTTGAGAAGTTTGATGAGGGTACTTTGGCTGTTCTGCACAACCCTGAAAAAAGTAGCCAAACTGAAGTTGGATATCGATTAGCATGGGCTAGAACCTACCTGAAGAAAGCTGGATACCTTGAAAACTCATCTCGTGGCGTTTGGGCACTTACAGATAAAGCTAGACAGGAACCGGAAATCGATAGCAGAGAAATTGTCAACTTTGTTAGAGCACTGGACCGCAAGCCTGAACAGACTAATGCTACGACATCTACTCCAGAACTGTCGTCCGATGACTCCCCTGAAGAGGCTATGCTTTGGCGTGAAAAACTGCATCATGTGCTAATTGAAGAAATGAGCCCGGATGCGTTTGAGCGACTAACACAGAGGTTATTGAGAGAATCAGGCTTTATCCATGTTGAAGTGACTGGTCGCACGGGTGATGGTGGTATCGATGGCAAAGGAATTGCCCGAATCAACGGTTTGATGAGCTTTCATATCGCTTTTCAGTGTAAAAAGTACAAAGGTTCCGTTGGGGCTCCCGAGATCCGTGATTTTAGGGGCGCAACCGTTGGTAGAGCTGATCGTGGGATGTTTATCACTACAGGTAACTTTACAAAAGCTGCGATTGAAGAAGCCAACCGTGATGGCGTTGCTCCGATTGACTTGGTCGATGGTGATCAGTTAGCCGATAAGCTTAAGGAACTTAGTTTAGGCGTTAAAACAGAGTTAGTTGAAAAAGTAACAGTTGATCCTGGCTGGTTTTTAGGTCTTTAA
- a CDS encoding McrB family protein, with translation MTTNKSNSFWFVGASYGKGSEDQTERFLNDGVWQNGYEDKYLDVVRSMQPGDKIAIKSSYTRKRELPFDTKGQTVSVMGIKAIGVITRNHGDGRFVDVEWQPRFEPVNEWYFYTNRSTIWRVSPDDWMTEGLIDFTFNNKPQDIDRFRNAPYWKERFGDTPVDKQRFKWTQFYEEFADKLLTYKDDRASLMAAIHDLPNKIESISVLQDQPKEGTKDLLSDICPFTVFGLFNRGITDANRIAIASELAAFLKVETPVPNSFEGIPVVNNQRSWFFGYKYRRGEHDIDTLWNLFEAAIEHANNSETDTAEALYDAYETATKCWGTGWNLSMGLYWIRPWKYLTLDGQSQAYITKKLGLEIGKNGEKGRCSSRDYFGLIDDLETRFQEDAYPVHSFPELSLSAWLFKDTDTSAHPNATDLDDEELSAEEDEVAVQTAPIEPYTIDDIIADGCFLERESIAKIITQLRHKKNLILQGPPGTGKTWLAKKLAYALMGQKDENSLRAVQFHPNLSYEDFVRGWRPSGEGKLTLVDGPFLEMINEAKKDASSKHVVVIEEINRGNPAQIFGEMLTLLEADKRTPSEALELSYRRAEGERIHIPANLYVIGTMNIADRSLALVDLALRRRFAFFDLKPTLGEAWRNWVHSKAGIDNDFLQLIEQRIVSLNNEISKERNLGPQFKIGHSYVTPPLNTKIEDAAAWFQGVVETEIGPLLEEYWFDDIERAIKSKDALVEGI, from the coding sequence ATGACAACAAATAAATCTAATTCATTCTGGTTTGTGGGTGCATCCTACGGCAAAGGTAGTGAAGACCAAACGGAGCGTTTTCTCAACGATGGCGTTTGGCAAAATGGCTATGAAGATAAATATCTCGATGTAGTCCGCAGTATGCAGCCGGGCGACAAGATTGCCATTAAATCGTCATATACAAGAAAGCGAGAGCTCCCTTTTGATACTAAAGGCCAGACTGTTTCAGTAATGGGGATCAAAGCTATTGGTGTGATTACCCGTAATCATGGCGATGGCCGGTTTGTCGATGTTGAATGGCAACCACGCTTTGAGCCTGTTAATGAATGGTATTTCTATACCAATCGCAGCACTATTTGGCGCGTTTCTCCCGATGATTGGATGACAGAGGGGCTTATTGACTTCACTTTCAATAATAAACCCCAGGATATAGATCGTTTTCGCAATGCTCCCTATTGGAAGGAGCGCTTTGGTGATACCCCTGTCGATAAACAGCGTTTTAAATGGACCCAATTTTACGAAGAGTTTGCCGACAAGCTATTAACTTACAAGGATGATCGTGCTTCTTTAATGGCAGCCATCCACGATTTACCGAACAAAATTGAAAGCATTTCTGTCCTTCAAGATCAGCCTAAGGAAGGCACAAAAGATTTGCTAAGTGATATTTGCCCGTTTACCGTCTTCGGCCTGTTTAACCGGGGCATTACCGATGCTAACCGAATAGCCATCGCAAGCGAGCTTGCTGCTTTTTTGAAAGTTGAAACGCCTGTTCCTAATTCCTTTGAAGGTATCCCTGTTGTTAATAATCAGCGCTCTTGGTTTTTTGGATACAAATACCGACGGGGTGAACATGACATTGATACACTATGGAACCTTTTTGAGGCCGCCATAGAACACGCTAATAACTCAGAAACTGATACCGCAGAGGCACTTTACGATGCTTATGAAACTGCGACTAAATGCTGGGGAACCGGCTGGAACCTCTCAATGGGGCTGTATTGGATTAGACCATGGAAGTATCTGACACTTGATGGCCAATCACAGGCATACATCACTAAAAAGCTGGGTTTAGAAATAGGCAAGAATGGCGAAAAAGGTCGCTGTAGCTCAAGAGATTACTTCGGTCTGATTGATGATCTAGAAACACGATTTCAAGAGGACGCCTACCCCGTACACTCTTTTCCAGAACTGTCGCTTTCGGCCTGGCTATTTAAGGATACCGACACATCCGCTCATCCGAATGCTACTGACCTTGATGACGAGGAGCTATCGGCAGAAGAAGACGAAGTTGCTGTTCAGACTGCGCCTATTGAACCTTATACAATTGACGACATCATTGCCGATGGTTGTTTTCTTGAAAGAGAAAGCATCGCAAAAATAATTACTCAGCTTAGACATAAGAAAAACCTTATTCTCCAAGGCCCTCCGGGAACTGGTAAGACATGGCTCGCAAAGAAACTTGCATATGCGTTAATGGGCCAAAAGGACGAAAACTCTCTACGCGCTGTTCAGTTCCACCCCAATCTATCATATGAAGATTTTGTGCGTGGTTGGAGGCCATCAGGCGAAGGAAAATTAACTCTCGTTGATGGTCCATTTCTGGAAATGATTAATGAAGCCAAAAAAGATGCGAGCAGCAAACACGTAGTCGTTATCGAAGAAATTAACCGAGGAAACCCTGCTCAGATTTTTGGCGAAATGCTCACATTGTTAGAGGCTGACAAGCGCACGCCAAGTGAAGCTTTGGAGCTTAGTTATCGTCGAGCTGAAGGCGAAAGAATTCATATTCCCGCTAACCTTTATGTTATTGGCACTATGAATATTGCCGACCGCTCATTAGCACTTGTTGACCTTGCTCTACGTCGCCGATTCGCATTTTTTGATCTTAAGCCAACGCTCGGTGAGGCATGGCGCAATTGGGTTCATAGTAAGGCTGGTATTGATAACGATTTTTTGCAGTTAATTGAACAGCGCATAGTCTCACTAAATAACGAGATTTCAAAAGAACGCAACTTGGGCCCTCAGTTTAAAATCGGCCACAGTTATGTAACACCACCGTTAAATACAAAGATTGAAGATGCTGCAGCATGGTTTCAAGGTGTCGTAGAAACTGAAATTGGACCGCTTCTTGAAGAATACTGGTTTGACGATATAGAACGCGCTATCAAATCCAAAGACGCTTTGGTTGAAGGCATCTAA